One genomic window of Nicotiana sylvestris chromosome 10, ASM39365v2, whole genome shotgun sequence includes the following:
- the LOC104243091 gene encoding uncharacterized protein isoform X1, whose amino-acid sequence MYVTRPLSYYQQNPDALSLPPEGPNSGYLVVQDEESETYCCFGLCKNHDLMDLPFPQNKNLTVRYETGDGEHKIILKEDVMFIPVLNKPLSSNQYYAIKPHGKSKGKAFMCSKEEDKQNCCFCRCIRDVKPKPLDPEEVYQQCEICLYVTSCSGKGRFFAKSLAPDGFPPRFLRRKGWYLCAKTPKSYELSDDALGLNAELRQQLPEFNLTPSCKTSEAVVVGKWYCPFMFIKDGTVKERMERSMFYEMTLEQKWEQFFTCQNDYNNEGNSVLVDVVLDTKIVLIAESKAKWDESNVVEGVIWFRSYDKNGKEIPSVGLRQEIVQRMKWEQERGGWQNKGRIKQVQQYREKVSKWKKFSSYVLIERFVLRRMDKSLVMTYDFKHIDKLKSIWE is encoded by the exons ATGTATGTAACAAGGCCTCTTTCTTACTACCAACAGAATCCAGATGCTCTTTCATTACCTCCTGAAGGTCCAAATTCAGGTTACTTAGTGGTTCAAGATGAGGAATCTGAAACATATTGTTGTTTTGGACTTTGCAAAAATCATGATCTCATGGACCTTCCTTTCCCTCAGAACAAGAATCTAACTGTTCGATACGAAACTGGTGATGGTGAGCACAAGATTATTCTCAAGGAAGATGTAATGTTCATTCCAGTTCTTAATAAACCACTGTCCTCCAATCAATATTATGCTATCAAGCCTCATGGAAAGAGCAAAGG AAAAGCATTCATGTGTTCAAAGGAGGAAGACAAACAAAACTGCTGTTTCTGCAGATGTATACGTGACGTTAAACCCAAGCCATTAGATCCAGAGGAGGTATATCAGCAGTGTGAGATCTGTCTATATGTTACAAGTTGCAGTGGAAAAGGTCGCTTTTTTGCTAAATCTCTTGCTCCTGATGGTTTTCCACCGCGGTTTCTAAGGCGAAAAGGTTGGTATCTTTGTGCCAAAACTCCTAAAAGTTATGAACTAAGTGATGATGCTCTAGGCCTAAATGCTGAGTTGAGGCAACAACTTCCAGAGTTCAATCTCACACCATCTTGTAAAACTTCTGAAGCTGTGGTTGTAGGGAAATGGTATTGTCCTTTCATGTTTATCAAAGATGGAACAGTCAAAGAGCGAATGGAGAGATCAATGTTCTATGAAATGACACTTGAACAGAAATGGGAGCAGTTTTTCACTTGTCAAAATGACTACAATAATGAAGGGAATTCAGTACTTGTGGATGTTGTTCTTGACACAAAAATTGTCCTTATTGCTGAAAGTAAAGCAAAATGGGATGAATCAAATGTTGTTGAGGGAGTAATATGGTTTAGAAGCTatgataaaaatggaaaagaaatacCAAGTGTGGGATTGAGACAAGAAATAGTACAAAGAATGAAGTGGGAACAAGAAAGAGGTGGATGGCAAAATAAAGGAAGAATTAAACAAGTTCAACAATACAGAGAAAAGGTTAGTAAATGGAAGAAATTCAGTTCCTATGTCTTGATTGAAAGGTTTGTGTTGAGGAGAATGGATAAAAGCTTGGTGATGACTTATGATTTCAAGCACATTGACAAGCTTAAGAGCATATGGGAGTAA
- the LOC104243091 gene encoding uncharacterized protein isoform X2: MYVTRPLSYYQQNPDALSLPPEGPNSGYLVVQDEESETYCCFGLCKNHDLMDLPFPQNKNLTVRYETGDGEHKIILKEDVMFIPVLNKPLSSNQYYAIKPHGKSKGKAFMCSKEEDKQNCCFCRCIRDVKPKPLDPEEVYQQCEICLYVTSCSGKGRFFAKSLAPDGFPPRFLRRKAVVVGKWYCPFMFIKDGTVKERMERSMFYEMTLEQKWEQFFTCQNDYNNEGNSVLVDVVLDTKIVLIAESKAKWDESNVVEGVIWFRSYDKNGKEIPSVGLRQEIVQRMKWEQERGGWQNKGRIKQVQQYREKVSKWKKFSSYVLIERFVLRRMDKSLVMTYDFKHIDKLKSIWE; this comes from the exons ATGTATGTAACAAGGCCTCTTTCTTACTACCAACAGAATCCAGATGCTCTTTCATTACCTCCTGAAGGTCCAAATTCAGGTTACTTAGTGGTTCAAGATGAGGAATCTGAAACATATTGTTGTTTTGGACTTTGCAAAAATCATGATCTCATGGACCTTCCTTTCCCTCAGAACAAGAATCTAACTGTTCGATACGAAACTGGTGATGGTGAGCACAAGATTATTCTCAAGGAAGATGTAATGTTCATTCCAGTTCTTAATAAACCACTGTCCTCCAATCAATATTATGCTATCAAGCCTCATGGAAAGAGCAAAGG AAAAGCATTCATGTGTTCAAAGGAGGAAGACAAACAAAACTGCTGTTTCTGCAGATGTATACGTGACGTTAAACCCAAGCCATTAGATCCAGAGGAGGTATATCAGCAGTGTGAGATCTGTCTATATGTTACAAGTTGCAGTGGAAAAGGTCGCTTTTTTGCTAAATCTCTTGCTCCTGATGGTTTTCCACCGCGGTTTCTAAGGCGAAAAG CTGTGGTTGTAGGGAAATGGTATTGTCCTTTCATGTTTATCAAAGATGGAACAGTCAAAGAGCGAATGGAGAGATCAATGTTCTATGAAATGACACTTGAACAGAAATGGGAGCAGTTTTTCACTTGTCAAAATGACTACAATAATGAAGGGAATTCAGTACTTGTGGATGTTGTTCTTGACACAAAAATTGTCCTTATTGCTGAAAGTAAAGCAAAATGGGATGAATCAAATGTTGTTGAGGGAGTAATATGGTTTAGAAGCTatgataaaaatggaaaagaaatacCAAGTGTGGGATTGAGACAAGAAATAGTACAAAGAATGAAGTGGGAACAAGAAAGAGGTGGATGGCAAAATAAAGGAAGAATTAAACAAGTTCAACAATACAGAGAAAAGGTTAGTAAATGGAAGAAATTCAGTTCCTATGTCTTGATTGAAAGGTTTGTGTTGAGGAGAATGGATAAAAGCTTGGTGATGACTTATGATTTCAAGCACATTGACAAGCTTAAGAGCATATGGGAGTAA
- the LOC104243090 gene encoding F-box protein At3g07870-like, with the protein MEANVTKLFDVPIAVSNSILSNFKNQKQKIVKKYVFVKSDCDCKRRRAYEITIMDLPRSIMVEILSRLPIKPIFRAKSVCKRWYNLITSDPLFITMYQTRSLNFPCILLSVDCFNAAIIELKAGYDYYSRPRNRPVILGPKFHLPQLKPKIGGLYKPKLEIIGSCNGFIRLMDSDKYDENHSLYISNPLLGEYFKVKLPEYEKRVRRVAYAFCFSEGSEQYKVLRSVVRKFRGRPEVSELDVYILGVDSEWRNAGKAPYPLCGSFHGSVNVTGALHWLDDENTEKSASIYSFNNGTEEVKPVPAPPGLETPSFCLRLVELGNCLCLSDNSYMTHVDIWWMKEYGIAESWIKDRILMDSIPRDICDARYVPIIIWKDGEILMQHERGTQLVSYSPK; encoded by the coding sequence ATGGAAGCCAATGTGACCAAGCTTTTTGATGTCCCTATCGCTGTCTCAAACTCAATACTAAGCAATTTCAAGAACCAAAAACAAAAGATCGTTAAAAAATATGTATTTGTCAAATCTGATTGTGATTGCAAAAGAAGAAGAGCTTATGAAATCACAATTATGGACCTACCAAGGTCGATTATGGTGGAAATCCTTTCAAGATTGCCAATCAAACCCATTTTCCGCGCTAAGAGCGTTTGCAAACGTTGGTATAATCTTATAACTTCTGACCCTTTATTTATTACCATGTATCAGACAAGATCGCTTAATTTTCCTTGCATTTTGCTTTCGGTTGATTGCTTTAACGCTGCAATTATTGAACTTAAAGCTGGTTATGATTATTACTCTCGCCCCCGAAATAGGCCAGTTATATTGGGTCCTAAGTTTCACCTCCCTCAACTAAAACCGAAAATTGGCGGTTTGTATAAACCAAAGTTGGAAATAATTGGTTCTTGTAATGGGTTCATACGTTTGATGGATAGTGATAAGTATGATGAAAATCATTCGCTTTACATTAGCAATCCACTTTTGGGTGAGTATTTCAAGGTTAAATTACCCGAATATGAGAAAAGAGTTCGTCGTGTTGCTTATGCGTTTTGCTTTAGTGAAGGATCTGAACAGTATAAAGTATTGAGATCAGTAGTTAGGAAGTTTCGTGGTCGTCCTGAAGTATCTGAATTGGATGTTTACATTCTTGGAGTTGATAGCGAATGGAGAAATGCGGGTAAGGCTCCATATCCTTTATGTGGATCGTTTCATGGTAGTGTTAATGTAACTGGTGCTCTTCATTGGCTAGATGATGAAAATACTGAAAAAAGTGCTAGCATTTACTCCTTTAATAATGGGACAGAAGAGGTGAAGCCCGTGCCAGCTCCACCTGGTTTGGAAACTCCATCCTTTTGCTTGAGGCTAGTAGAATTAGGGAATTGTTTGTGTTTGTCTGATAATAGTTATATGACGCATGTTGATATATGGTGGATGAAAGAGTATGGAATAGCTGAATCTTGGATTAAAGATCGCATTTTGATGGATTCTATTCCGCGTGATATCTGTGATGCTAGATATGTACCAATCATAATTTGGAAAGATGGAGAAATCTTGATGCAACACGAGCGTGGCACACAACTAGTTTCTTACAGCCCAAAATGA